The genomic segment GCCTCGGACGCACCCGTGAGGGTGATCTCGTTGCCCCGGACGAGGACGTCGACAGCAGGATGCTCCTTCTCGAGCATCCGCAGCAGACGATCCTGCGGGCCGAGCAGCTGCACCATGGCGACGCCGTCCGCGTAGACGCGCTCTGTCACAGACGGGGACTGGGAATCGTCAGAAGCCAACGAGTTTGTTCTCCTCGAGGTTGCCGAGCACATGAGCGTGCACGTGGAAGACGGACTGCGCAGCGCTGGGTCCGTTGTTGAAGATGAGACGGTACTCGCCGTTGGCGTGCTCGTCCGCGATGCGCTTGGCGACCGCGACCATCTCGGCGAGAAGCTGAGGGTCTCCGGCGGCGAGCTCGGTCACATCGCGGAACTGCTCCGTCTTGGGGATGACGAGCATGTGCAGCGGTGCCTGCGGGTTGATGTCGCGGATCGCGAAGACGGTCTCGGTCTCGAGCACGATCTCTCCGGGGATGTCGCCCGAGAGGATGCGCGTGAAGATCGACGGTTCGGTCATGAACTCATTCTACGGGCGCAACAGCCCATCGTCCCTGGCCCGGTTCGCCGCGGGTCGTCGAGCGGCCTCTGCCCCGCA from the Microbacterium ginsengiterrae genome contains:
- a CDS encoding HIT domain-containing protein produces the protein MTEPSIFTRILSGDIPGEIVLETETVFAIRDINPQAPLHMLVIPKTEQFRDVTELAAGDPQLLAEMVAVAKRIADEHANGEYRLIFNNGPSAAQSVFHVHAHVLGNLEENKLVGF